Proteins from a genomic interval of Quercus lobata isolate SW786 chromosome 11, ValleyOak3.0 Primary Assembly, whole genome shotgun sequence:
- the LOC115968993 gene encoding E3 ubiquitin-protein ligase RHA2A-like, translated as MGSFLEESSGLLVTHLLYKAALIIAVVRWVFLYCWAFRVRNRSSDEAEAEAEAEASSQMIKDNLILTTFGDFTERLAEESKSCDTCAVCLNKLRVQDEVRELRNCCHVFHRECIDRWVDHDHQNQTTCPLCRAPLLTSSQLQNSLNSCGSCGSQQPSWAVERILYLFGDDLL; from the coding sequence ATGGGTTCCTTTTTGGAAGAGTCCTCGGGTTTGCTAGTAACTCATCTACTATACAAGGCAGCTCTTATAATTGCAGTGGTGAGATGGGTCTTCTTGTACTGTTGGGCTTTCAGAGTCAGAAACAGGTCCTCTGATGAAGCTGAGGCAGAGGCAGAGGCAGAGGCTTCTTCTCAGATGATAAAAGACAATCTCATACTGACCACCTTTGGTGATTTCACCGAGAGATTGGCAGAGGAGAGTAAAAGTTGTGACACTTGTGCTGTGTGCTTGAACAAGTTAAGAGTGCAAGATGAGGTAAGAGAGCTCAGGAACTGTTGCCATGTGTTCCACAGGGAATGCATTGATAGATGGGTAGATCATGATCATCAGAATCAGACCACTTGTCCACTTTGTAGAGCCCCTTTACTGACTTCTTCACAATTGCAGAACAGCTTGAATAGTTGTGGATCCTGCGGATCCCAGCAGCCCAGCTGGGCAGTTGAAAGAATTCTATACCTCTTTGGGGACGATCTGCTCTAA